One window of Phocoena phocoena chromosome 13, mPhoPho1.1, whole genome shotgun sequence genomic DNA carries:
- the GP1BB gene encoding platelet glycoprotein Ib beta chain, protein MGSGPRGALSLMLLLLAPPGRPAAGCPAPCRCAGTRVDCGRRGLTWASLPAAFPPDTTELVLTGNNLTALPPGLLDALPVLRVVHLGANPWRCDCHLVPLRAWLAGRLEREPYRDLRCAAPPALRGRLLSYLAEEELRAACPPGALCRGALAAQLLLLCLGLLHALLLALLLCRLRRLRARAARRWPLTTPLAEEPATPEPSDWR, encoded by the exons ATGGGCTCCG GGCCGCGCGGGGCGCTGAGCCTAATGCTTCTGCTGCTCGCGCCGCCGGGCCGCCCGGCCGCTGGCTGCCCGGCCCCGTGTCGCTGCGCGGGGACGCGCGTGGACTGCGGGCGCCGCGGGCTGACGTGGGCTTCGCTGCCGGCCGCCTTCCCGCCGGATACGACCGAACTGGTGCTGACGGGCAACAACCTGACGGCGTTGCCACCAGGGCTGCTGGACGCGCTGCCGGTGCTGCGTGTCGTGCACCTGGGCGCCAACCCCTGGCGCTGCGACTGCCACCTGGTGCCGCTGCGCGCCTGGCTGGCAGGCCGGCTGGAGCGCGAGCCCTACCGCGACCTGCGCTGCGCCGCGCCCCCCGCGCTACGGGGCCGCCTGCTGTCCTACCTGGCGGAGGAGGAGCTGCGCGCCGCCTGCCCGCCTGGCGCGCTCTGCCGCGGGGCGCTAGCGGCGCAGCTCCTGCTACtctgccttgggctgctgcacgCGCTGCTGCTGGCGCTGCTGCTGTGCCGCCTGCGGAGGCTGCGCGCCCGCGCCGCGCGCCGGTGGCCGCTGACTACCCCGCTGGCGGAGGAGCCCGCGACCCCCGAGCCGAGCGACTGGCGCTGA
- the SEPTIN5 gene encoding septin-5 isoform X2 — translation MSTGLRYKSKLATPEDKQDIDKQYVGFATLPNQVHRKSVKKGFDFTLMVAGESGLGKSTLVHSLFLTDLYKERKLLSAEERISQTVEILKHTVDIEEKGVKLKLTIVDTPGFGDAVNNSECWKPITDYVDQQFEQYFRDESGLNRKNIQDNRVHCCLYFISPFGHGLRPVDVGFMKALHEKVNIVPLIAKADCLVPGEIRKLKERIREEIDKFGIHVYQFPECDSDEDEDFKQQDRELKESAPFAVIGSNTVVEAKGQRVRGRLYPWGIVEVENQAHCDFVKLRNMLIRTHMHDLKDVTCDVHYENYRAHCIQQMTSKLTQDSRMESPIPILPLPTPDAETEKLIRMKDEELRRMQEMLQKMKQQMQDQ, via the exons ATGAGCACAGGCCTGCGGTACAAGAGCAAGCTGGCGACCCCAG AGGACAAGCAG GACATCGACAAGCAGTACGTGGGCTTCGCCACACTGCCCAATCAGGTGCACCGCAAGTCTGTGAAGAAGGGCTTCGACTTCACGCTCATGGTGGCGG GGGAGTCGGGCCTGGGGAAGTCCACACTGGTCCACAGCCTCTTCCTGACTGACTTGTACAAGGAACGGAAGCTGCTCAGTGCTGAGG AGCGCATCAGCCAGACGGTCGAGATCCTGAAGCACACGGTGGACATTGAGGAGAAGGGGGTCAAGCTGAAGCTCACCATTGTGGACACACCAGGCTTCGGGGACGCCGTCAACAACTCTGAGTG ctggaAGCCCATCACCGACTACGTGGACCAGCAGTTTGAGCAGTATTTCCGGGACGAGAGCGGCCTCAACCGCAAGAACATCCAGGACAACCGTGTGCACTGCTGCTTGTACTTCATTTCCCCTTTTGGGCACGG GCTGCGGCCAGTGGACGTGGGCTTCATGAAAGCCCTGCACGAGAAGGTGAACATCGTGCCCCTCATTGCCAAAGCCGACTGTCTCGTCCCCGGTGAGATCCGGAAGCTGAAGGAGCGG ATCCGGGAGGAGATAGACAAGTTTGGGATCCACGTTTACCAGTTTCCTGAGTGTGACTCGGACGAGGACGAGGACTTTAAGCAGCAGGACCGGGAACTGAAG GAGAGCGCACCCTTCGCTGTTATCGGCAGCAACACGGTGGTGGAGGCCAAGGGGCAGCGGGTCCGGGGGCGTCTGTACCCCTGGGGGATCGTGGAGG TGGAGAACCAGGCACACTGCGACTTCGTGAAGCTTCGCAACATGCTCATCCGCACACACATGCACGACCTCAAGGACGTGACGTGCGACGTGCACTACGAGAACTACCGAGCGCACTGCATCCAGCAGATGACCAG CAAACTGACGCAGGACAGCCGCATGGAGAGCCCCATCCCCATCCTGCCACTGCCAACCCCCGATGCTGAGACGGAGAAGCTCATCAGGATGAAGGATGAGGAG ctaAGGCGCATGCAGGAGATGCTGCAGAAAATGAAGCAGCAAATGCAGGACCAGTGA
- the SEPTIN5 gene encoding septin-5 isoform X1: MDSLAAPQDRLVEQLLSPRTQAQRRLKDIDKQYVGFATLPNQVHRKSVKKGFDFTLMVAGESGLGKSTLVHSLFLTDLYKERKLLSAEERISQTVEILKHTVDIEEKGVKLKLTIVDTPGFGDAVNNSECWKPITDYVDQQFEQYFRDESGLNRKNIQDNRVHCCLYFISPFGHGLRPVDVGFMKALHEKVNIVPLIAKADCLVPGEIRKLKERIREEIDKFGIHVYQFPECDSDEDEDFKQQDRELKESAPFAVIGSNTVVEAKGQRVRGRLYPWGIVEVENQAHCDFVKLRNMLIRTHMHDLKDVTCDVHYENYRAHCIQQMTSKLTQDSRMESPIPILPLPTPDAETEKLIRMKDEELRRMQEMLQKMKQQMQDQ, from the exons ATGGACTCGCTGGCGGCACCCCAGGACCGCCTGGTGGAGCAGCTGCTGTCGCCGCGGACCCAGGCCCAGAGGCGGCTCAAG GACATCGACAAGCAGTACGTGGGCTTCGCCACACTGCCCAATCAGGTGCACCGCAAGTCTGTGAAGAAGGGCTTCGACTTCACGCTCATGGTGGCGG GGGAGTCGGGCCTGGGGAAGTCCACACTGGTCCACAGCCTCTTCCTGACTGACTTGTACAAGGAACGGAAGCTGCTCAGTGCTGAGG AGCGCATCAGCCAGACGGTCGAGATCCTGAAGCACACGGTGGACATTGAGGAGAAGGGGGTCAAGCTGAAGCTCACCATTGTGGACACACCAGGCTTCGGGGACGCCGTCAACAACTCTGAGTG ctggaAGCCCATCACCGACTACGTGGACCAGCAGTTTGAGCAGTATTTCCGGGACGAGAGCGGCCTCAACCGCAAGAACATCCAGGACAACCGTGTGCACTGCTGCTTGTACTTCATTTCCCCTTTTGGGCACGG GCTGCGGCCAGTGGACGTGGGCTTCATGAAAGCCCTGCACGAGAAGGTGAACATCGTGCCCCTCATTGCCAAAGCCGACTGTCTCGTCCCCGGTGAGATCCGGAAGCTGAAGGAGCGG ATCCGGGAGGAGATAGACAAGTTTGGGATCCACGTTTACCAGTTTCCTGAGTGTGACTCGGACGAGGACGAGGACTTTAAGCAGCAGGACCGGGAACTGAAG GAGAGCGCACCCTTCGCTGTTATCGGCAGCAACACGGTGGTGGAGGCCAAGGGGCAGCGGGTCCGGGGGCGTCTGTACCCCTGGGGGATCGTGGAGG TGGAGAACCAGGCACACTGCGACTTCGTGAAGCTTCGCAACATGCTCATCCGCACACACATGCACGACCTCAAGGACGTGACGTGCGACGTGCACTACGAGAACTACCGAGCGCACTGCATCCAGCAGATGACCAG CAAACTGACGCAGGACAGCCGCATGGAGAGCCCCATCCCCATCCTGCCACTGCCAACCCCCGATGCTGAGACGGAGAAGCTCATCAGGATGAAGGATGAGGAG ctaAGGCGCATGCAGGAGATGCTGCAGAAAATGAAGCAGCAAATGCAGGACCAGTGA